A window of Flammeovirga kamogawensis genomic DNA:
TCTTAGAAAAAGAAGCACTAAATGAAGTTATCGAGGTACTGAAGACAGAGACTTTTGATAGAGAAGCACATCAATATATATATAATGCAATTGTTGGGATTTTTAATAGGAGTGAACCTGTTGATGCTATGACAATTGTAACGGAACTTCGTAAATCTGGTGAACTAGAGAAAGTTGGAGGTGTAGGATACATCGCTAAACTTACTCAAAATGTCACTTCATCTGCGAACGTTCTTCACTATGCTCGTATTCTTCAAGAATATGCAATCAAACGTAAGCTTATTAATGTATCTAATGAGATTCAATTAAAGGCCTATGATGATACTACAGATGTTTTTGATCTTTTAGATAAAATGGAAACATCTTTATTCGAAGTATCAGAAGAAAATGTCCGTAAGAATTATATGGGCATGAACGAGGTTGTGAAAGAAGTTTTTCATGAGTTAGAAGAACTAAGAGATAACGATAATGATTTTACGGGTGTTCCTTCAGGATTTACAAATCTTGATAGGGTAACATCTGGTTGGCAACCATCAGATCTTATTATTATTGCCGCAAGACCAGCAATGGGTAAAACGGCCTTTATTCTTTCAGCTTGTAGAAATGCTTCTGTTGGTTTCGGAAAGCCAACAGCAATATTTTCTCTAGAGATGTCAGCTGCTCAGTTAGTAAAACGTTTAGTTTCTGCTGAGGCTGAATTAGAAAGTGAAAAATTAAAGAAAGGAAATCTTACAGAGCAAGAATGGAGAAAACTGGTTGATAAAACCGGCCAACTTTCTTCTGCTCCAATTTATATAGATGATACTCCTGCATTAACTGTTCTAGAATTAAGAGCAAAGTGTAGAAGGCTAAAGGCACAGCATGATATTCAAATGATTGTGATTGATTATCTTCAATTGATGAGTGGTGGTGATAGCAAATCTAAGGGTAACCGTGAACAAGAAATTGCCTTTATTTCTAGGTCATTAAAACAAATCGCAAAGGAATTAAATGTACCTGTTATTGCATTATCTCAGTTAAGCCGTGCTGTTGAAACACGTGGTGGAGATAAACGACCTCAATTATCCGATCTTCGTGAATCTGGATCTATTGAGCAAGATGCAGATATGGTTATGTTCTTATATCGTCCAGAGTATTATGGATTAGATGAAGACGAAGAAGGTAATTCAACTAAAGGTATGGGTGAAGTAATTATTTCTAAAAACCGTAGTGGTGGTTTAGAAAATGTTCGCCTAAGATTTATTGGTCAATTTACCAAGTTTGCAGATTGGGATGAAGGTTCTTTTATGGGCCATGATGATATGATGAGTGGCATGGACATGGGTGGCGGTTTTGCCGGTGCACCACCTCAACCTATTGGTATGCCACCAAGTGGAGAAGTTGGATTTGATCAAGGAAATGCAATATCAATGCCTCCTGATTTTGATCTTCCTCCAACTGATAATCAAGGGCAAGATGATGGACAAGAATATCAAACTCTTCCT
This region includes:
- the dnaB gene encoding replicative DNA helicase: MDKSNSSRSSLIQSAYSQNTPEAVGLDLVNAKKRPCDHNLERVTLGALILEKEALNEVIEVLKTETFDREAHQYIYNAIVGIFNRSEPVDAMTIVTELRKSGELEKVGGVGYIAKLTQNVTSSANVLHYARILQEYAIKRKLINVSNEIQLKAYDDTTDVFDLLDKMETSLFEVSEENVRKNYMGMNEVVKEVFHELEELRDNDNDFTGVPSGFTNLDRVTSGWQPSDLIIIAARPAMGKTAFILSACRNASVGFGKPTAIFSLEMSAAQLVKRLVSAEAELESEKLKKGNLTEQEWRKLVDKTGQLSSAPIYIDDTPALTVLELRAKCRRLKAQHDIQMIVIDYLQLMSGGDSKSKGNREQEIAFISRSLKQIAKELNVPVIALSQLSRAVETRGGDKRPQLSDLRESGSIEQDADMVMFLYRPEYYGLDEDEEGNSTKGMGEVIISKNRSGGLENVRLRFIGQFTKFADWDEGSFMGHDDMMSGMDMGGGFAGAPPQPIGMPPSGEVGFDQGNAISMPPDFDLPPTDNQGQDDGQEYQTLPSKLNRDDNPPPPPPSDPPF